The genomic window GTTGATAGCAATGCGGAATTTTTGCAATACTGCTAATACTTTTTGCAGTACTTCGATGTGTTTGTTGAGTTGGTACTTCTTGATTGTGATAACAGTGTAATTTTTCTTACCAGCAATACCTGTGATGATCTGGTCGTTTAATTGCTTGTCTTTTGCATCAACTACAAGTGTTCCACCCTCTTCAGGATGATTTGTGTTGAGGATCTTTGTAGGGATAGATTTTTCTCGAACCGGACGGACTGCTTCCTCTTGAAAAACGCCGATTCCCATGTATGACAATTCTTGCAACTCATCATATGTTAGGATATCGATTTTTTTAGAATGATTAACAATTCTTGGATCAGCCATTAAAATACCAGATACGTCTGTCCAATTTTCGTACAATTCAGCATCTAAAAGTTTTGCCAAGATAGAACCAGAAATGTCGCTACCTCCACGAGGCATCAAGTGGATCGAACCGTCTAGATTCGCACCGTAAAATCCAGGAACTAAGATGCGTGAGTAACGTTGATAAGCTGATTTAACTTTTTCAGAAGATTTAGCATAATCGAATTGGTCGCCGTCAAAAATCATAACATCCTTAGCATCAACAAAGTGATAGCCAAGGTAAGCAGCCATTAATTTACCTGTTAAGAATTCACCACGAGAAACTAAGTAATCGTGTGAACAGTGATTGAGATTTTGATAAATATCGTCTAAGTCTTGTTCAATGTTGACGTCAAGATTCAAATCGTCACGAATCTTGAGAACGCGGGCACTAATGTGCCCGAACAGCAGTTGGAAGTCTGTACCGGCTTTGAGCGCCTTTTCTAATTTGATCAACATATCTGTCACTTTGACAGGTTCCTTTTGACTCTTTCCGGCTGCACTTACGACAACAACGGAACGTTTTGAGTCAGATTCAACAATATTCTTTACTTTTTTAAATTGGATAGCGTCAGCGACTGAGCTACCCCCAAATTTGGCTACTTTCATTATGCGACTGCCTCCTGTTTTGATATGCTAGAGTCACCCGCTAAGCTGCTATTACTCGGCAGACTTACCATAAATGCAGCGTGATCAACTTTCAAAATTGATTTCATGATCCGGTGCATCTCTCCTGTTGAGATTTGGTGAATTACTAGATAATCATCTTTTTTAGATGGTGCATAGTCTTTAAATAGTGATGCGACATTTTCGTTTGAACGAACTAGATAATCATTCTTTGTTAGTTCGGGGCTATATTCCATTTCATTGTTGAAATCACGTTTAAGGTGATCTTTTTCTTCTTTGATATCCAACAAGTCTTGAACAACTGCGTTAGCTGTTGGGAACATCCCTGCTCCTTGACCAAAGAAGTCAAGTTTTCCAATCGTGTCTCCGTTTAATGAGATCAAATTATAATTGTCAGGTGTGTTAGCTTCCAATGTGTGATTCAAGAATAATGTTGGTTCAACCACGTAATCGAATTTGTTGCCCTTTTGATGTGTCTGACCAATCAATTTAACTGAATAGCCATTTTTTTCAAAAAATTTAACATCAGAACTCTTGATATTTCTAATTCCAAATACTGGTAATTTCGAACGATCTTGGATGTTGATGTTGTAAGCGATATCTGCACTGATACAGAGCTTATTGGCAACATCGATACCATCGATATCGGCACTAGGATCAGCTTCCGCATATCCTAATTCTTGAGCCTTAGATAAAACTTCTGAAAACGATTGCCCATTGCGACTCATTTGGTCTAAGATGAAGTTACTTGTTCCGTTAAAAATACCGGAAATAGAATTGACGCTATCGATGCGGAGTGCTTTTTCAAGCCCTTGGATCCAAGGAATACCTCCACCAACTGAAGCTTCAAAGTAAAACTTCACGTTGTTTGCATCTGCAGCGTCTGTGAATTCTTTCAAATATTTAGCAATTACGGCTTTATTAGCTGTAATGACATGTTTACCATGGTTCAATGCTTTTAAGATAAATTCATGAGCTGGTTCAATACCACCGAGAGCTTCAACTACGACATCTGTTTGATCGTCATTTACGATCTCATCAATATCTGGTGTCATTTGAGGAAGTATCCGTTCCCGACTCTTTCTGATAAAAATATGACTAACAGAGAGGTTTTGGGTTTGAATGTTCGCCTTCTTAATAATTTCGTATACGCCTTTTCCTACTGTTCCGAATCCTAAAATTGCGACTTTCATAGGTTTTACCTCCTGTTATCTTTTTTATGTGTTCATAAATCATAAACACTTGTTTTTGAATTAAAAACAGGTTAACATATAGACATTCGAAATGCAAGGAGTTATCACGATGAATAAAAACTATACAAGTACTAGAGACAAGCAGATTAATATTTCTGCTAAAGATGCCATTAAAAAAGGATTCGCTGACGACGGAGGATTGTTCGTCTATCCTGAACTAAATCAGCTTAAAGTCGACCTTGATCAACTAAAAGATCTCAATTATCAGCAAATTGCTTCTATTATATTGAGTAAGTTACTGCCAGATTTCTCAAAAGAAGAAATCGACAACAGTATCGACCAAGCATATAGCAATAGTTTTGACACCACCGATATAACTCCCGTTGTTCCTGTAAATAACTTTTTCGTCCTAGAATTGTTCCACGGGCCAACAAGCGCCTTTAAAGATGTTGGTCTACAAATGTTGCCACAATTGATGAAGCATGTGTTAGGACCAGACAATAAAGTCATGATCTTAACTGCAACTAGTGGCGATACTGGTAAAGCCGCTCTGGAAGGTTTCAAGAATCTCGACAATATGGGTATCACAGTATTCTACCCACACAATGGAGTCAGCAAGGTCCAACAGCTGCAAATGGAAACTACTAACGGCAGCAATACTGAGATCACTGCTATTCGTGGAAATTTTGACGATGCTCAAAGTAATGTTAAAAAGATTTTTAATGATGCAAAATTTGAAAAAGAATTGGGTCCTAAAGTCAGTCTTTCAAGTGCCAACTCAATCAATATCGGACGTCTGATCCCACAAGTGGTCTACTACTTTGATTCTTATATACAATTGGTCAAAAAAGGTTCTATTAAACTCGGCGACAAAGTCAACTTCACTGTTCCTACTGGAAACTTTGGTGACGTTCTAGCTGGTTATTATGCAAAACAAATGGGCTTGCCGGTTAATAAATTTATCGTTGCAAGTAACGAAAATAACGTTTTGACAAAATTTTTCCAAAATGGGGTTTATGACCGCAACATGCCATTTTTCCAAACAGTTGCCCCTAGTATGGATATCCAGATCTCAAGTAACTTCGAACGTCTGCTCTACTATAAGAGCAACGAAGATACTAATTACGTAAACCAATTGATGGCGGACTTAGAAAAAGACGGACGTTACCAAGTATCTGATGAAGTTTTGCAAAGTATTAAAGAAGACTTCTACTGTGGCTATGCAACTGACAAACAAATCGAAGAGTCGATCTCAGAAGTATATAAACAAGACAACTATTTGATGGATCCACACACTGCAGTTGGTTACAAAGTTATGCGCGATTATCAAAAATTAGACGACGATACACCAACAGTTTTGTTGAGTACTGCTAGTCCATACAAGTTTGTCCGTGTGGTCGCTCAATCGATCTTGGATGCTGTGCCAAACGACGACTTCAATGCTATGCAGAAATTAAACGACGTTACCAAGCTACCTATTCCTAAGAATTTAGCTAACGTTTGGAACTTGCCAGTACTTCACGAAGATGTGATCGACACAGACCAAATGGAGTCATACGTTAAATCGAAAGTTGAGGACCAGTTTTATGATAAGAATTAAAGTCCCCGCAACTAGTGCCAACATCGGACCTGGTTTCGATTGCATGGGGTTAGCTGTATCGCTGTATTCGTCAGTTGATTTTGAAAAATCTGAACAGAAATTAGTCATCCAAGGTTGTCCTGAAGAATTTCAAAACGAACAAAACTTGGTCTATCAAGCGTTCATCAAATGTTGCAATTACTTGGGCCAAGATGTTCCAAATGTAAAAATTACGATTGAAAATAACATCCCTGTCGCTCGAGGATTAGGAAGTTCTGCTTTTTGCATCGTGGCTGGTTTAGAAGGCGCTAATCAGTGGTTCAAAGCTGGCCTTTCAAAAGAAGTCTTGCTTGATCTAGCAACGGAAATGGAAGGACATCCCGATAACGTCTCCCCTGCTATCTATGGTAAATTAGGTGTTTCGTTTATTGATGAAGATAAAAACGTCCAAACAGTCCATTTCGATGTTGATCAAAAGTTGCAATTCGTGACTTTGATCCCAGACTACGAAGTCAGTACTGACAAGGCTCGGGCAATCTTGCCAACGCAAATGTCATATCGTGAAGCAATTTATCAAGTTGGACATGCTGTTGCTTTGTCAAAAGCGATGGAGTTAGGCGACCTTAAATTGATCTCGGCATCGATTATCGACAAGATGCACGAACCTTACCGCAGCCAATTGATCCCCGACTACGATACCGCTAAGAAAATCTGTGAGTCAGCAAATGGTACAATGTATATTAGTGGAAGTGGGTCAACGATGATGGCAATTGTTGCCAATGAAGAAGATGCAAAACAAATTGTTACGGAAACACAAAAAGACTTCCCAAATTGGAATGTCTATCATCTGAA from Companilactobacillus sp. includes these protein-coding regions:
- a CDS encoding aspartate kinase is translated as MKVAKFGGSSVADAIQFKKVKNIVESDSKRSVVVVSAAGKSQKEPVKVTDMLIKLEKALKAGTDFQLLFGHISARVLKIRDDLNLDVNIEQDLDDIYQNLNHCSHDYLVSRGEFLTGKLMAAYLGYHFVDAKDVMIFDGDQFDYAKSSEKVKSAYQRYSRILVPGFYGANLDGSIHLMPRGGSDISGSILAKLLDAELYENWTDVSGILMADPRIVNHSKKIDILTYDELQELSYMGIGVFQEEAVRPVREKSIPTKILNTNHPEEGGTLVVDAKDKQLNDQIITGIAGKKNYTVITIKKYQLNKHIEVLQKVLAVLQKFRIAINYVPSGNDSFSFLFQQSDISNKLESIVLKLKQTCGLDDVEVNKDIALVAAVSLQLSKRPAIAGKILDYLDNSLINVRLVIQEGSDIKVVFGVANEDYEKTISKIYREAMFRDYKKIPA
- a CDS encoding homoserine dehydrogenase; amino-acid sequence: MKVAILGFGTVGKGVYEIIKKANIQTQNLSVSHIFIRKSRERILPQMTPDIDEIVNDDQTDVVVEALGGIEPAHEFILKALNHGKHVITANKAVIAKYLKEFTDAADANNVKFYFEASVGGGIPWIQGLEKALRIDSVNSISGIFNGTSNFILDQMSRNGQSFSEVLSKAQELGYAEADPSADIDGIDVANKLCISADIAYNINIQDRSKLPVFGIRNIKSSDVKFFEKNGYSVKLIGQTHQKGNKFDYVVEPTLFLNHTLEANTPDNYNLISLNGDTIGKLDFFGQGAGMFPTANAVVQDLLDIKEEKDHLKRDFNNEMEYSPELTKNDYLVRSNENVASLFKDYAPSKKDDYLVIHQISTGEMHRIMKSILKVDHAAFMVSLPSNSSLAGDSSISKQEAVA
- the thrC gene encoding threonine synthase, translated to MNKNYTSTRDKQINISAKDAIKKGFADDGGLFVYPELNQLKVDLDQLKDLNYQQIASIILSKLLPDFSKEEIDNSIDQAYSNSFDTTDITPVVPVNNFFVLELFHGPTSAFKDVGLQMLPQLMKHVLGPDNKVMILTATSGDTGKAALEGFKNLDNMGITVFYPHNGVSKVQQLQMETTNGSNTEITAIRGNFDDAQSNVKKIFNDAKFEKELGPKVSLSSANSINIGRLIPQVVYYFDSYIQLVKKGSIKLGDKVNFTVPTGNFGDVLAGYYAKQMGLPVNKFIVASNENNVLTKFFQNGVYDRNMPFFQTVAPSMDIQISSNFERLLYYKSNEDTNYVNQLMADLEKDGRYQVSDEVLQSIKEDFYCGYATDKQIEESISEVYKQDNYLMDPHTAVGYKVMRDYQKLDDDTPTVLLSTASPYKFVRVVAQSILDAVPNDDFNAMQKLNDVTKLPIPKNLANVWNLPVLHEDVIDTDQMESYVKSKVEDQFYDKN
- the thrB gene encoding homoserine kinase codes for the protein MIRIKVPATSANIGPGFDCMGLAVSLYSSVDFEKSEQKLVIQGCPEEFQNEQNLVYQAFIKCCNYLGQDVPNVKITIENNIPVARGLGSSAFCIVAGLEGANQWFKAGLSKEVLLDLATEMEGHPDNVSPAIYGKLGVSFIDEDKNVQTVHFDVDQKLQFVTLIPDYEVSTDKARAILPTQMSYREAIYQVGHAVALSKAMELGDLKLISASIIDKMHEPYRSQLIPDYDTAKKICESANGTMYISGSGSTMMAIVANEEDAKQIVTETQKDFPNWNVYHLNVDTQGAISEVI